The following proteins are co-located in the Patescibacteria group bacterium genome:
- the rpsT gene encoding 30S ribosomal protein S20 translates to MPILKNAEKALRKSKVRGERNADAKSKIAYMRRNLRKLIEAKKFTEADEVMKGLVQSLDKAVTQNLMKRNTVDRIKSRAMLGLAKARK, encoded by the coding sequence ATGCCAATTTTGAAAAATGCAGAGAAGGCCCTCCGTAAGAGCAAGGTGCGCGGTGAACGCAATGCTGACGCTAAGTCCAAGATCGCTTACATGCGCCGAAACCTGCGCAAGTTGATTGAGGCCAAGAAGTTCACGGAAGCTGATGAAGTGATGAAGGGTCTGGTCCAGTCTTTGGACAAGGCCGTCACTCAGAACCTCATGAAGCGCAACACTGTTGACCGCATCAAGAGCCGAGCCATGCTTGGACTCGCGAAAGCACGAAAGTAA
- a CDS encoding DNA recombination protein RmuC, with protein MQSVLLPLILVLLLAVLGLLVVVVRKSLSPSSSSTDDLAKRLQEMREELQRTQFESRQEMQTHLSRVNDNVYKGMSDSQKSQQVQHEHTSKIIQDITNRLASLDATNKQVLDFSAQLKQLQDILKNPKQRGIVGEYFLETALKNVLPPDHYQMQYKFQNGEIVDAAIFIEGKIIPIDAKFSLENYNKMSVETNPTEREKLEKTFVGDLKLRIQETAKYIRPGENTMDFAFMFIPHEAVYYDLLVNKVGAVTDETDSLLARAASKYRVIIVSPTSFFAYLQTVLQGLRALKIEEDAQIIQQQVGELGKHVRAYHDYHGKVAKNLATTVNQFNLSSGELKKITKDVAKITQTDIVEAIEIEVVEKPALE; from the coding sequence ATGCAAAGTGTACTTCTTCCTCTCATTCTCGTACTTCTGCTCGCCGTTCTCGGCCTCTTGGTCGTTGTGGTCCGTAAATCCCTCTCGCCGAGCTCATCTAGCACTGATGATCTCGCTAAACGTCTCCAAGAAATGCGCGAAGAACTCCAGCGCACGCAGTTTGAATCGCGCCAAGAGATGCAGACGCACCTCTCCCGCGTAAATGACAATGTCTACAAGGGCATGTCAGACTCACAGAAGTCACAGCAGGTGCAGCATGAGCACACTTCTAAAATCATCCAGGACATTACTAATCGGCTAGCCTCGCTCGACGCTACCAATAAGCAGGTACTAGACTTCTCCGCGCAGTTAAAACAGTTACAGGATATTTTAAAAAACCCCAAACAACGCGGCATCGTCGGCGAATATTTCCTCGAAACCGCGCTCAAGAATGTATTGCCGCCGGATCACTATCAGATGCAATATAAATTTCAAAACGGTGAAATTGTTGACGCGGCTATTTTTATTGAAGGAAAAATTATTCCGATCGACGCCAAATTTAGTTTGGAGAACTACAACAAGATGAGTGTTGAAACAAATCCGACTGAGCGCGAAAAACTCGAAAAAACTTTCGTCGGCGATTTGAAATTACGCATTCAAGAAACGGCAAAATATATTCGCCCCGGAGAAAACACAATGGACTTTGCCTTCATGTTTATTCCGCACGAAGCCGTCTACTACGATCTTCTCGTAAATAAAGTCGGCGCGGTCACGGACGAGACCGACAGCCTGCTCGCCCGTGCTGCCAGCAAGTATCGCGTCATCATTGTGTCGCCAACGTCATTCTTCGCCTATCTGCAAACGGTACTGCAAGGCCTGCGGGCACTGAAGATCGAAGAAGACGCACAAATCATTCAACAGCAAGTAGGGGAGTTAGGAAAACATGTCCGCGCCTATCACGACTATCACGGCAAGGTGGCGAAAAACCTCGCGACAACGGTCAATCAATTCAACTTATCGAGTGGGGAACTGAAGAAGATCACCAAGGACGTCGCAAAAATTACTCAAACAGATATCGTCGAAGCCATTGAGATCGAAGTGGTCGAAAAACCAGCCTTGGAGTGA
- the holA gene encoding DNA polymerase III subunit delta, which yields MLLFVYGDDHLRVKERSDDLKKKFLEKYDPTGMNVDEFVIGAKSDLEPGKILQAVQASPFLSEKRLVIIRGLVESVTKAESKPWIAGFERAPESSVVIFADDLSVEDFAKKELGKTLSTLPNVHTYPLPRLVGAELVAWARERVVKLGLVMTPSVLDEVLRRTKDDAWRTGGELEKLSAYARKEPVTMEMIDLLVRTDYEADIFGFMDALASPTPRKALEKLYSERKAGGDEFALFGMLLRQIRLLVQARSVLDDNPRAQKQDVASLLAVHPFVAQKLLSEVRAWTSTDLAHTHELAQKLDLAMKSGIKPSISVDRLVSEWLL from the coding sequence ATGTTGTTATTCGTTTACGGCGACGATCATTTGCGCGTGAAAGAACGCTCGGATGATTTGAAAAAGAAATTTCTTGAAAAGTATGACCCCACCGGAATGAATGTGGACGAGTTTGTGATCGGGGCGAAGTCTGACCTTGAACCCGGAAAGATTTTGCAGGCTGTTCAAGCATCGCCATTTCTCTCTGAGAAACGGCTGGTGATAATTCGAGGTCTGGTCGAGTCCGTGACCAAGGCGGAATCGAAACCTTGGATTGCGGGATTTGAGCGAGCGCCTGAATCGAGTGTCGTAATTTTTGCGGACGATCTTTCCGTTGAGGACTTCGCAAAGAAAGAACTCGGAAAAACGTTGTCGACGCTGCCGAACGTCCACACCTATCCCCTGCCGCGGCTGGTCGGCGCTGAACTTGTTGCTTGGGCGCGTGAGCGCGTGGTCAAGCTCGGTCTCGTGATGACGCCGTCAGTGCTCGATGAGGTACTTCGACGAACAAAAGATGATGCATGGCGCACCGGGGGCGAGCTCGAAAAACTTTCGGCGTATGCTCGAAAAGAACCGGTGACCATGGAGATGATCGATTTACTGGTGCGCACAGATTATGAAGCAGATATTTTTGGCTTCATGGATGCGCTTGCCTCGCCCACTCCGCGCAAGGCTCTCGAAAAACTGTATAGCGAACGAAAAGCCGGGGGAGATGAATTTGCGCTCTTTGGCATGCTGTTGCGACAGATTCGACTGCTCGTGCAGGCCCGCTCAGTCCTAGACGACAACCCCCGGGCTCAAAAACAAGACGTGGCTTCCCTTCTGGCTGTTCATCCATTTGTAGCCCAAAAACTGCTGTCCGAGGTTCGTGCTTGGACTTCGACCGATCTCGCCCACACCCACGAACTCGCCCAAAAGCTAGACCTGGCCATGAAAAGCGGGATTAAACCGTCTATTTCGGTTGATCGGCTAGTCAGCGAGTGGTTACTTTAG